CTGTTATATTTACATTCATTAAAGGTCAAATTTAGGTTGTTCTTCTTCAACATAAAATGTTGGTAGTGGGTTTGGAATCTAAGATGCGTCAAGCTTGGCATTTGCTGATGAATGAATCAGCTGGAAGAATTGCAATACGCGGCCGTGGTGGAATCGGCAAAACGACTCTCATGAGACAACTCTACAACAAATTAGTCGATAACCATCATTTTGAGAATCTGATCTGGGTAACAGTATCATCGAATTCAACACTTGAAAAAATTCAAGATGACATCTCGAAATGCATTGGCCTTTTTAACACAGAATGGGTGCAGAGAAGTTTTGTTGAGAAAGCACAACTTATTGATAATGAATTGAGTGGGAAAAAGTTTGTATTGTTTTTAGATGACATATGGAGAAAAATCAATCTCTTGAAACTTGGTATCCCCAATTTTGGAGGGTTTACACCAAACAAGTTAATATTTACAACTCGTTCTGAGAGTGTCGCCGATCAGATGTTTGCTGATTCAGTATTGGAAATGGGAAGGCTTTCAATGAAAGATTCTTGGCAATTGTTTAGGATTAAGGTTGGGGATAATATACTTATGGATGCCAACATTTCTCAGCTGTCCGAGATCTTGGTAAGCAGATGTGATGGGTTGCCCATCTTACTCTGCACTGTCGGCCGTGCCATGGCTAGCAGAAAGACAAGTGAGGAGTGGTTTGATGCTCTAGCCATAATACGAAGGCGGGAAGGTGCAGACACACGAGTAAATTGCTTGTTGCAGTTCTGTTTTGATAGTTTGCCCAATGACAGAATCAAGTGTTGTCTCATGTACTTCAGCTTGTTCCCTGAGGACTTCATCATCTTGAAGAATGAATTGATAGATTTTTGGGTTTGCGAACATCTTTTGGATGGTTATGATACAGAGGATGACACTCTAGATTTGGGATATAGTGTTGTAAATACATTAGTTGGAGCTTCTTTgctggaagaagaagaagaaaattatGTAAAATTACTAGATATGATTCGtgatttttcttcatcggtagCAATGACGTCTCAAATGTTGAAGAACACACAACTAATAGAAGCAACTCTTGAAAACGTGTGGACTTCGAGAATGGGAAATTCCATTCTGAAGATTGAGAACATTTCTGATAATCtgttcacatttttacttaatCATAATGCTTTTATTATCAGCAGAGGTTCAGAGGTAGCTCAATCTATCCCAGGCGAAGTCTCGTTAAGAAACAACTCGTTCGAAACCTTGCTGACCCCAAGAGAAGGTACCTTGGTCGAATCACATGTGCTGACAGTTTTAGATTTATCACATAGTGGGATAGAAGATGTACCACGGGAAATTTCAACATTAGTTTCATTACAATATCTTAACCTTTCACATACATGGATAAACCGTTTACCAGTCGAGCTAAAACAGTTAGCAAAGTTGAAATGTTTGAACTTAGAGTATGATGATCAGCTGCGTGTGATTCCGAGTCAACTAATATCTAGTTTATCTTCATTGCAAGTATTGAAAATGTTCCGTTGTGGATATTCAGTAGAAGCACTAGAAGATAATATCTTGTCAGTTGGAAACATGAATATAGATCCATTGTTATGCTTGGAACATTTGAAAGTATTGAGCATCACAATAACATGTGCTTCCGCTCTCTGTAAATTTTTCAGCAATCCTAAGTTCATAAATTGTACTCAATCTCTATCACTTGAGATCTTTTGGGGTTCAAAGTCGATCAATATTTCACCCTTAGCGGCTATGAACAATCTGCTTACAG
The window above is part of the Euphorbia lathyris chromosome 3, ddEupLath1.1, whole genome shotgun sequence genome. Proteins encoded here:
- the LOC136224413 gene encoding disease resistance protein RPS5-like gives rise to the protein MLVVGLESKMRQAWHLLMNESAGRIAIRGRGGIGKTTLMRQLYNKLVDNHHFENLIWVTVSSNSTLEKIQDDISKCIGLFNTEWVQRSFVEKAQLIDNELSGKKFVLFLDDIWRKINLLKLGIPNFGGFTPNKLIFTTRSESVADQMFADSVLEMGRLSMKDSWQLFRIKVGDNILMDANISQLSEILVSRCDGLPILLCTVGRAMASRKTSEEWFDALAIIRRREGADTRVNCLLQFCFDSLPNDRIKCCLMYFSLFPEDFIILKNELIDFWVCEHLLDGYDTEDDTLDLGYSVVNTLVGASLLEEEEENYVKLLDMIRDFSSSVAMTSQMLKNTQLIEATLENVWTSRMGNSILKIENISDNLFTFLLNHNAFIISRGSEVAQSIPGEVSLRNNSFETLLTPREGTLVESHVLTVLDLSHSGIEDVPREISTLVSLQYLNLSHTWINRLPVELKQLAKLKCLNLEYDDQLRVIPSQLISSLSSLQVLKMFRCGYSVEALEDNILSVGNMNIDPLLCLEHLKVLSITITCASALCKFFSNPKFINCTQSLSLEIFWGSKSINISPLAAMNNLLTVEIHQAEVLEELNFNLVDSKFPSEPSFGKLRKITLGQCSNLRELTWVILAPNLIVLRVGNCGKIEEIISIAELGKLLKGGENFEAFAKLETLALESLPKVKSIYWKALPFKHLKKIEIIDCLLLRKLPFSSDSADPNKLVIESEEDWWKDIEWEDDSTKTTFLPCFRQSSAM